The following are encoded together in the Panicum virgatum strain AP13 chromosome 6K, P.virgatum_v5, whole genome shotgun sequence genome:
- the LOC120711155 gene encoding uncharacterized protein LOC120711155, giving the protein MANMIIKNTITPAICGAIPDKDKDGNDLSAKAYLAKVEENFKSSSKTYASTLIMKMLTSQYDGQSGIREHIMSMCDMANKLKTLDMAISDGFLVHFIMTSLPVQYSPFKISYNTQKATWSMAELISYCVEEEEMQKAERMKDAVNMVSERFGRVSMSNTPKHQAESGSSRQHKRKFKGHKSKAVSHKKTSNERLCKFCKSPKHEQKDCHGFKDWLKNKGIQFDPNYKRGGAKSKSG; this is encoded by the exons ATGGCCAACATGATCATTAAGAACACGATCACTCCGGCCATCTGTGGTGCTATTCCTGATAAGGACAAGGATGGTAATGATCTGAGCGCCAAGGCATACCTTGCCAAGGTGGAGGAGAACTTTAAGAGTTCTTCCAAGACTTATGCTAGCACCCTGATCATGAAGATGCTGACTTCACAGTATGATGGGCAAAGTGGAATCAGGGAGCACATTATGagcatgtgtgacatggcaaatAAGCTGAAGACACTGGATATGGCTATCTCTGATGGTTTTCTGGTGCACTTCATCATGACTTCTCTGCCAGTACAGTACAGTCCCTTCAAAATAAGCTACAACACTCAGAAGGCGACTTGGAGCATGGCTGAGCTCATTAGCTACtgtgttgaggaagaagaaatgcagAAAGCTGAGAGGATGAAAGATGCTGTCAACATGGTCAGCGAGCGCTTTGGGCGTGTTAGCATGAGCAACACTCCTAAGCATCAAGCTGAGtctggcagcagcaggcagcataaGAGAAAGTTTAAGGGCCATAAGAGCAAGGCCGTGTCACATAAGAAGACCTCAAATGAGAGGCTGTGCAAGTTCTGCAAGTCACCTAAACATGAGCAGAAGGATTGCCATGGATTTAAGGATTGGCTTAAGAACAAAG GTATTCAGTTCGATCCGAACTATAAGAGAGGGGGAGCGAAGTCTAAGAGTGGCTGA